The Candidatus Caldatribacterium sp. genome includes the window GATTCCCTCCCGATTCAACTTCGATGAGCTTTCGAATCAAATGGGCGCTCAGCTGGTACTTCCTCGCGCATTCCTCCACGATCTCGTCAAAGGAAGAAGAACTCTGGGGAGAAACCTCTTCCCTGAGCTTCGCCCCCTGGGGAGCGAAAACTCCGAAACGTTCTTCGATTTCCCTGATTCGGGCAAGCACCCGCGCTACGCTTCCGAACACAAATCCTCCCACCTCGTGTAGCGCTGCACGGCAATCTCATCGAGGGCCTTCTGGTTGTTGCGCTCCACCTCAATCCTGAAGCTTTCGTAGTCCTTCTCCCGGAGCTTTTCCATAACCTTCCGTTCCATGGCTGCAGCCACGAGTTCCTCCCGAGTCTGGCGAATTTGCTCTTCGATCTGGCGAAGGTACATCTTCATCCGCTCAATGCGGAGACGAAGCGCCTCGAGGCAATTCTCGTAGAACATCTCCTCTTCCAAGGCAATGGACCCGTTTTTCTCCCGCATGGCCCGGCGCTCGGAAAGGAGCGCCCTTTCTTCTTCCTCTATACTCTTCAGGCGTTCCCTCTGGAATTCGGCAAGACGCTCAAGTTCGGCAAGTTTCACCTCTATGAGCTCTTCCCTGAGCCGGCAGGTATCGAGGACCTTCTGGAGCCGAAACTGGTACCCCTTCATCCGATAACCTCCCCGAAGAGTTCCTCAAGTCGCCGCATGGTTTCCTCAAAAGGAGCAGGTTCATCAATCCCCTGGCGGAGGAATTCCCGAACCCGGTCGATCATCGAAAGGGCATAATCAATTCGAGGGTTCGATCCTCGCTCATAGGCACCGATGTTTATGAGATCCTCCGCATCCTGGTACACCGAAAGAACCTCTCTGAGTTTCTGCGCCATAGCCTGGTGACGAGGAGTGGTGATATCGGGCATGAGACGGCTCACGCTCTGAAGGATATCAATAGCCGGGTAGTGGCCAGAGAAAGAGAGTTTCCGGGAAAGGACAATGTGGCCGTCGAGGATAGAACGGACAGTATCGGCAATTGGGTCGTTCATGTCGTCCCCTTCGACGAGAACCGTGTACAAAGCGGTGATGGTCCCCTGGGCAAAGTTTCCAGTCCGCTCCATGAGGCGGGGGAGCATGGTGAAGACCGAAGGGGTGTACCCACGGGTTGTGGGGGGCTCACCAACGGCAAGCCCCAGCTCCCGCTGGGCCATGGCAAGACGGGTCACCGAATCCATCATGAAGAGCACGTCTTTTCCTCTGTCCCGAAAGTACTCCGCAATCGCTGTGGCACAGAAAGCGGCCTTGATACGCAGGAGGGGGGCCTGGTCTGAGGTGGCCACAACGATGCAGCTCCGCCTCAACCCTTCCTCTTTGAGGTCCCGCTCGATGAACTCCTTGACCTCTCTCCCCCGCTCACCCACAAGGGCAATGACGTTGACTTCGCTTTGAGCCCGTCGAGCGATCATGCCAAGGAGGGTGCTCTTCCCCACGCCACTCCCCGCAAAGATTCCAACCCTCTGCCCCTTGCCACAGGTTAAAGCCGCGTCAATGGCCCGGATACCAAGAGGAAGCACCTCTCGAATCCGCCGGCGAGAAAGGGGATTGGGCGGATCGCACTCAAGAGGGTACTCGGTTTCAGCTTCAATTGGTCCCTTGCCATCGATGGGCTCCCCCAAAGCATTGAGGACCCTTCCCAGAAGACCCATGCCCACTTTGGCTTTTCCTCTTTTCCCCAAGGCGACGACTTCACTCCCCAGTTCAATGCCGTTTCGGTCTCCAAGGGGCATGAGGAGTGTTCGCTCTCCCCGGAAGCCCACAACCTCTGCGAGGATCTCCCGCCCTCCCTCCCGGGAGCGGATGGCGCAAACCTCTCCGACGCTGCAGGATGGTCCCTGGGCCTCAACGACAATCCCAACGGACTGGACGACTCTCCCGTTCACCCGGAGAGTCTCAATTTCTCTCAGGCGTTCCCGAATCCTCGCCACTTTCCACATGGTCTTCCTCCGCAAGGATACGTTCCACTTCTTCCCGTAAGATAGCCACCTGGGTCTCAATCCGGGCATCCACATTCCCAAACTGCGTTTCTACGATGCATCCCCCTCTTTTGACCCGGGGGTCTTCCTTCACCTCAAGGAATTCCAATCCGTCGACGCGCCGGAAAAGGTCTTCTTTCATCTCCCGCACCAAGGCGCACTCTTCAGGATTCACCCGAACGATAACCCTCTCCCTCTGGGAGAGTCGAAGGAGAGCCCGGGCAACGGTCTCCCCCACAAACGGCACTCGTTCTGCTTCTCTCTGGATAATTTTTTCTGCCAAAGCGAAGACGAGATCCACAAGGGGCTCTCGAAGAACCTCAAAGTTGTGCTTCCGAGCCCTGGTGAACTCCAGAACCAGGCGCTCGAAAACGGCCACCTTCTCCTCCCAGGACCTCCGGATGGCCTCCCGGGCTTTCCTTTCTCCCTCATGCCATCCCTCTTCGTAGGCTTTTTTACGGATGGCTTCGGCCTCTTTTTTCGCCTCTTCCACTATGCGTTTTGCCTCTTCTTTCGCCTCCTGGAGGACCATCTCCCGGAGC containing:
- a CDS encoding flagellar FliJ family protein; its protein translation is MKGYQFRLQKVLDTCRLREELIEVKLAELERLAEFQRERLKSIEEEERALLSERRAMREKNGSIALEEEMFYENCLEALRLRIERMKMYLRQIEEQIRQTREELVAAAMERKVMEKLREKDYESFRIEVERNNQKALDEIAVQRYTRWEDLCSEA
- the fliI gene encoding flagellar protein export ATPase FliI; the encoded protein is MWKVARIRERLREIETLRVNGRVVQSVGIVVEAQGPSCSVGEVCAIRSREGGREILAEVVGFRGERTLLMPLGDRNGIELGSEVVALGKRGKAKVGMGLLGRVLNALGEPIDGKGPIEAETEYPLECDPPNPLSRRRIREVLPLGIRAIDAALTCGKGQRVGIFAGSGVGKSTLLGMIARRAQSEVNVIALVGERGREVKEFIERDLKEEGLRRSCIVVATSDQAPLLRIKAAFCATAIAEYFRDRGKDVLFMMDSVTRLAMAQRELGLAVGEPPTTRGYTPSVFTMLPRLMERTGNFAQGTITALYTVLVEGDDMNDPIADTVRSILDGHIVLSRKLSFSGHYPAIDILQSVSRLMPDITTPRHQAMAQKLREVLSVYQDAEDLINIGAYERGSNPRIDYALSMIDRVREFLRQGIDEPAPFEETMRRLEELFGEVIG